In a single window of the Pseudogemmatithrix spongiicola genome:
- a CDS encoding Vgb family protein has translation MPRSPLLTTVAASGALLIAACGEAIPPVPCTEGGTGNLTVSVSGVPDGETAAVTVSGPGGSFALSATQTFTGIASGIYTVNASAVSVTDPLIDAVHGDVTLPRSVCVYDTRSATTNVTYARIPTSGNLWFGAGYYTLGFSTSQLAATATLAPNVTAGTRGGAGVTFDRQGNLWVRGQSNSDPALMRYASAQLSGTGNPVAERSINIASLSCLGPGALAFDPYGNLWMSLGCQGRIVRLTPAQLLTSGTVSPTVQITGLTNPNGIAFDVAGNLWVADQTHLRRYDAARLGTTITTAANLSVAFTTPTPPTPGATALSAFHLAFRPNGELWVSSFEEKALYRVEPSVVAATGTQAATPTRILYFNQFTMPKGFAFDNAGGLFIGHEQSKFVRLAPTQLDVNSTPASPTVPQRTIASASILGFGDDVAIFPAPATTPLYHRAP, from the coding sequence ATGCCGCGTTCTCCATTGCTGACGACCGTCGCCGCGAGCGGCGCCCTGTTGATCGCCGCCTGCGGTGAGGCCATTCCGCCTGTGCCCTGCACCGAAGGCGGCACCGGCAACCTCACCGTCTCGGTGTCCGGTGTTCCCGACGGCGAGACGGCTGCAGTGACGGTGAGCGGTCCCGGCGGCAGCTTCGCGCTCAGCGCCACGCAGACCTTCACGGGCATCGCCTCGGGCATCTACACGGTGAACGCGTCCGCCGTCTCCGTCACGGACCCGCTCATCGACGCGGTACACGGCGATGTGACCTTGCCGCGCAGCGTCTGCGTGTATGACACGCGCAGCGCGACGACCAACGTGACGTACGCGCGGATCCCGACCAGCGGCAATCTCTGGTTCGGTGCGGGCTACTACACGCTGGGCTTCTCCACCTCGCAGCTGGCGGCCACCGCGACCCTGGCGCCCAACGTGACCGCAGGCACCCGCGGCGGTGCCGGCGTCACGTTCGATCGCCAGGGCAACCTGTGGGTGCGCGGCCAGTCGAACAGCGACCCCGCGCTCATGCGCTACGCGTCCGCACAGCTCTCCGGCACGGGCAACCCGGTCGCGGAACGCAGCATCAACATCGCAAGCCTCAGCTGCCTCGGCCCGGGCGCATTGGCCTTCGATCCGTACGGCAATCTGTGGATGAGCCTCGGCTGCCAAGGCCGCATCGTGCGCCTGACGCCGGCGCAACTGCTGACCTCGGGCACGGTGTCGCCGACGGTGCAGATCACCGGGCTCACGAACCCGAATGGCATCGCCTTCGACGTGGCGGGAAATCTGTGGGTGGCTGACCAGACACACCTGCGCCGCTATGACGCCGCGCGCCTGGGGACGACGATCACGACGGCGGCGAATCTCTCCGTGGCGTTCACCACGCCGACGCCGCCGACGCCAGGGGCCACCGCGCTGAGCGCGTTCCATCTGGCCTTCCGCCCGAACGGCGAACTCTGGGTGAGCAGCTTCGAGGAGAAGGCCTTGTACCGTGTCGAGCCGTCGGTGGTCGCTGCGACCGGCACGCAGGCCGCGACGCCCACGCGCATCCTCTACTTCAATCAGTTCACGATGCCCAAGGGCTTCGCCTTCGATAACGCCGGCGGGCTCTTCATCGGGCATGAGCAGTCGAAGTTCGTGCGCCTGGCACCGACACAGCTGGACGTGAACAGCACGCCGGCCTCGCCGACGGTGCCGCAGCGCACGATTGCCTCCGCGTCGATCCTCGGCTTCGGCGACGACGTGGCGATCTTCCCGGCACCGGCCACGACGCCGCTGTATCACCGCGCGCCGTAG
- the metH gene encoding methionine synthase, with amino-acid sequence MSTFTRASRIEALHAEAKHRLLIIDGAMGTMVQTYGLTEKDYRGSRFADWSRDLKGNNDLLILTRPDVVGGIHRAYLEAGADIIETATFNSTRISMADYGMQEIVRELNTEGARLVRHLCDEFEAKDGRPRWTAGVLGPLNRTASLSPDVNDPGARNITFAEMVEAYAESTQGLLDGGTDIILIETIFDTLNAKAAIFAVERVFDERGERVPVMISGTITDASGRTLTGQTTEAFWNSVMHAKPFSVGLNCALGAKDLRGYVQELARVADCYVTVHPNAGLPNEMGGYDETPAYTSSILKEFAESGLVNVVGGCCGTTPAHIKAIAEAVKGLPPRTIPEIPKRLRLSGLEPLVIGPDSNFVNVGERTNVTGSKKFAELIIGNRYDEALEVARQQVEAGAVIIDINMDEGMLDAEAAMTRFLNLVASEPGISKVPIMLDSSKFSVIEAGLRCVQGKGIVNSISLKEGEAEFIRQATLVRRYGAAVIVMAFDEQGQADTVERKVSISERAYKILTERVGFPPEDIIFDPNIFAIATGIEEHNRYALDFIEATGLIKQRCPHARISGGVSNVSFSFRGNNPVREAIHSVFLYHAVKAGMDMGIVNAGALVLYEDIPADLRERVEDVVLARRADATERLLAVADQAKGQSQAKKADLTWRQGPVHERLSHALVHGIADFVVEDTEEARHLFDRPIEVIEGPLMQGMNVVGDLFGAGKMFLPQVVKSARVMKRAVAHLIPYIEAEKALNPESRAKGKVVMATVKGDVHDIGKNIVGVVMQCNNFEVVDLGVMVPCAKILEAAREHNADMIGLSGLITPSLEEMAFVASEMQREGWTIPLLIGGATTSKVHTAVKIAPNYTGPVVHVLDASRAVGVASSLTSDGLKDQFVREVADEYEAVRKHRAARQKDQKRQTIAEARANKPKLTWTGDAPAPSFEGVRVFDEFPLEELVPRIDWTPFFQTWELAGSYPAILEDKVVGEAARNLWNDAQAMLEKIVDEKWLRARAVVGFFPAWSDGEEQIYVERGTVKGEGRETVTIQTIRQQMVKNDGRPNYALADFVAPKSAGVRDYLGGFVVTTGIGLDAKVAEFEAANDDYNSIMVKALADRLAEAFAERLHEKVRRELWGYAPNEHLDNQALIREQYQGIRPAPGYPACPDHTEKRTLFDLLDAENLSGVHLTESFAMQPASAVSGWYFWHPEAQYFGVGKIEKDQVEAYAARKGVSQAEAERWLAPILNYDR; translated from the coding sequence ATGAGCACGTTCACCCGCGCCTCTCGCATCGAGGCCCTCCACGCCGAAGCCAAGCATCGCCTGCTGATCATCGATGGCGCGATGGGCACGATGGTGCAGACCTACGGGCTCACCGAGAAGGATTACCGCGGCTCGCGCTTCGCCGACTGGTCGCGCGACCTCAAGGGCAACAACGACCTGCTGATCCTCACGCGGCCTGATGTGGTCGGCGGCATCCACCGCGCCTACCTCGAAGCCGGCGCTGATATCATCGAGACGGCGACGTTCAACTCGACGCGCATCTCGATGGCCGACTACGGCATGCAGGAGATCGTGCGCGAGCTCAACACGGAAGGCGCACGGTTAGTGCGCCATCTATGTGATGAGTTCGAGGCCAAGGACGGACGCCCCCGCTGGACCGCCGGCGTGCTCGGCCCCCTCAATCGCACCGCCTCGCTCTCGCCGGACGTCAACGACCCCGGCGCGCGCAACATCACCTTCGCCGAGATGGTGGAGGCCTACGCCGAGTCCACGCAGGGCCTGCTGGACGGCGGCACCGACATCATCCTGATCGAAACGATCTTCGACACGCTGAACGCCAAAGCGGCGATCTTCGCCGTCGAACGCGTGTTCGACGAACGCGGCGAGCGTGTGCCGGTGATGATCTCCGGCACCATCACCGACGCCTCGGGCCGCACACTCACCGGCCAGACCACCGAGGCCTTCTGGAACTCGGTGATGCACGCCAAGCCCTTCAGCGTGGGCCTCAACTGCGCGCTCGGCGCCAAGGACCTGCGCGGATACGTACAGGAGCTCGCGCGCGTCGCCGACTGCTACGTGACGGTGCATCCGAACGCCGGCCTGCCGAACGAGATGGGCGGCTACGACGAGACGCCGGCCTACACCTCGTCGATTCTGAAGGAGTTCGCCGAGAGCGGCCTCGTGAACGTGGTCGGCGGCTGCTGCGGCACGACGCCGGCGCATATCAAGGCGATCGCCGAGGCGGTGAAGGGCCTGCCGCCGCGCACGATTCCCGAGATTCCGAAGCGCCTGCGCCTCTCGGGTCTCGAGCCCCTGGTCATCGGCCCCGACTCGAACTTCGTGAACGTCGGCGAGCGCACGAACGTCACGGGTTCCAAGAAGTTCGCCGAGCTGATCATCGGCAATCGCTACGACGAGGCGCTCGAGGTCGCGCGCCAGCAGGTCGAGGCGGGCGCGGTGATCATCGACATCAACATGGATGAGGGCATGCTCGACGCCGAGGCGGCGATGACGCGCTTCCTCAACCTCGTGGCGTCGGAGCCGGGCATCTCGAAGGTGCCGATCATGCTCGACAGCTCGAAGTTCAGCGTCATCGAGGCCGGCCTGCGCTGCGTGCAAGGCAAGGGCATCGTGAACTCGATCTCGCTGAAGGAAGGCGAAGCCGAGTTCATCCGCCAGGCGACGCTGGTGCGCCGCTACGGCGCGGCCGTGATCGTCATGGCCTTCGACGAGCAGGGGCAGGCGGACACGGTCGAGCGCAAGGTCAGCATCAGCGAGCGCGCATACAAGATCCTCACCGAGCGCGTGGGCTTCCCGCCTGAAGACATCATCTTCGACCCGAACATCTTCGCGATCGCCACGGGCATCGAAGAGCACAACCGCTACGCGCTGGACTTCATCGAAGCCACGGGGCTGATCAAGCAGCGCTGCCCGCACGCGCGCATCTCCGGCGGCGTCAGCAACGTCTCGTTCTCGTTCCGCGGCAACAACCCGGTGCGCGAGGCCATCCACTCGGTGTTCCTGTACCACGCCGTGAAGGCGGGCATGGACATGGGCATCGTGAATGCCGGCGCGCTGGTGCTCTACGAGGACATCCCGGCCGACCTGCGCGAGCGCGTCGAGGACGTGGTGTTGGCTCGCCGCGCCGACGCCACCGAACGCCTGCTGGCCGTCGCCGACCAAGCCAAGGGGCAGTCGCAGGCCAAGAAGGCGGATCTCACCTGGCGCCAAGGGCCGGTGCACGAGCGCCTCTCGCACGCGCTGGTGCACGGCATCGCGGATTTCGTCGTCGAGGACACCGAGGAAGCCCGCCACCTCTTCGACCGCCCCATCGAGGTCATCGAAGGCCCGCTGATGCAGGGCATGAACGTCGTCGGCGACCTCTTCGGCGCCGGCAAGATGTTCTTGCCGCAGGTGGTCAAGTCGGCCCGCGTGATGAAGCGCGCGGTCGCGCACCTGATTCCTTACATCGAAGCCGAGAAGGCGCTCAACCCGGAGTCACGGGCCAAGGGCAAGGTCGTGATGGCCACGGTCAAGGGCGACGTGCACGACATCGGCAAGAACATCGTGGGCGTCGTCATGCAGTGCAACAACTTCGAGGTCGTGGACCTCGGCGTCATGGTGCCCTGCGCGAAGATCCTCGAAGCGGCGCGCGAGCACAACGCGGACATGATCGGCCTCTCCGGCCTGATCACGCCTTCGCTCGAAGAGATGGCCTTCGTCGCCAGCGAAATGCAGCGCGAGGGCTGGACGATTCCGCTGCTCATCGGCGGCGCGACGACATCCAAGGTGCACACGGCCGTGAAGATCGCGCCGAACTACACGGGCCCGGTGGTGCACGTACTCGACGCCTCGCGTGCGGTGGGGGTGGCCAGCTCGCTGACGAGCGACGGCTTGAAGGACCAGTTCGTGCGCGAAGTCGCCGACGAGTACGAGGCCGTGCGCAAGCATCGCGCGGCGCGACAGAAGGACCAGAAGCGGCAGACGATCGCCGAGGCGCGGGCCAACAAGCCGAAGCTCACCTGGACTGGGGACGCCCCGGCGCCGTCTTTCGAAGGCGTGCGCGTCTTTGACGAATTCCCGCTCGAAGAGCTCGTGCCGCGCATCGACTGGACGCCGTTCTTCCAGACTTGGGAGCTGGCGGGCTCGTATCCGGCGATCCTCGAGGACAAGGTCGTCGGCGAAGCCGCGCGCAACCTATGGAACGACGCGCAGGCCATGCTCGAGAAGATCGTCGACGAGAAGTGGCTGCGCGCGCGGGCCGTCGTCGGCTTCTTCCCGGCGTGGTCGGATGGCGAAGAGCAGATCTACGTCGAACGAGGAACGGTGAAGGGGGAAGGGCGTGAGACCGTCACGATCCAGACCATTCGCCAGCAGATGGTGAAGAACGACGGGCGTCCGAACTACGCCCTCGCCGACTTCGTGGCGCCGAAGTCCGCCGGCGTGCGCGACTACCTCGGCGGCTTCGTGGTCACCACGGGCATCGGGCTCGATGCCAAGGTCGCTGAGTTCGAGGCGGCGAATGACGACTACAACTCCATCATGGTGAAGGCGCTGGCCGACCGTCTGGCCGAGGCCTTCGCCGAGCGGCTTCACGAGAAGGTGCGGCGCGAGTTGTGGGGCTACGCGCCGAACGAGCATCTCGACAACCAGGCGCTGATCAGGGAGCAGTA
- a CDS encoding DUF167 domain-containing protein — protein MTATAQGIRLTVHVQPRAKSPGVGGLHGDALKVRVSAAPVDGAANEAVTQALAAAFGVAARNVRVVAGASARRKVVDIDGASVAAAETLARGG, from the coding sequence GTGACCGCGACCGCGCAGGGCATTCGCCTCACGGTGCACGTGCAGCCACGCGCGAAGTCCCCCGGCGTCGGCGGCCTGCACGGCGATGCGCTCAAGGTGCGCGTGAGCGCCGCGCCGGTGGACGGCGCCGCGAACGAAGCCGTCACGCAGGCACTCGCCGCTGCCTTCGGCGTCGCCGCACGCAACGTGCGCGTCGTGGCCGGGGCCAGCGCGCGTCGCAAAGTCGTGGACATCGACGGCGCGAGCGTCGCCGCCGCCGAGACGCTCGCCCGCGGCGGCTGA
- a CDS encoding YggT family protein: protein MADFILLLHIIRIPLQIGIAIALLVAAPLTLWAWLERSRRLNPFGAAARSARRLFDLPLRPLDRLAARFGAPRTSVPWWGLLAVLLIGALLLGVIDFVRDTLSYAYYATHQGPYSVLRLVVGWTFSILQLGVMARVIMSWIGGHYTVVGRAATALTEWFLGPLRRVLPTIGMIDISPIVAWFLLSLLRSVVLDAIGA, encoded by the coding sequence ATGGCCGATTTCATCCTTCTGCTGCACATCATCCGGATTCCGCTGCAGATCGGCATCGCCATCGCGCTGCTGGTGGCGGCACCGCTCACGCTGTGGGCCTGGCTGGAGCGCTCACGCCGGTTGAACCCCTTCGGGGCCGCCGCCCGCAGCGCACGCCGCCTTTTCGACCTCCCGCTGCGTCCGCTGGACCGCCTCGCGGCGCGCTTCGGCGCCCCGCGCACGAGCGTGCCGTGGTGGGGCCTGCTCGCCGTGCTGCTCATCGGCGCCCTCCTGCTGGGCGTCATCGATTTCGTGCGCGACACGCTGTCGTACGCGTACTACGCCACGCACCAAGGCCCCTACAGCGTCCTGCGTCTCGTCGTCGGCTGGACCTTCTCGATTCTCCAGCTCGGCGTGATGGCGCGCGTGATCATGAGTTGGATCGGCGGCCACTACACGGTGGTCGGTCGCGCGGCGACGGCACTCACCGAGTGGTTTCTCGGACCGCTGCGGCGTGTGCTGCCGACGATCGGCATGATCGACATCTCGCCGATCGTCGCGTGGTTCTTGCTGTCGCTGCTGCGCAGCGTCGTGCTCGACGCCATCGGCGCCTGA
- a CDS encoding aminotransferase class V-fold PLP-dependent enzyme, which produces MPITSRRDFLAGLSAASAGVAALPALNETAFRRLFDAELVAGDRSAQSLSNDETYWSHIQRAFDMDRTMINLNNGGISPTPTHVLQQMLRDLQFVNELPVEHNWRVLEPRIESTRRELAREFGCDGEEMAVTRNASESMETMILGLDLRRGDEVIITNQNYGRMITAWQQRERRDGIVVKSVSFPVPLTDPQLLVRRIAEQMTPRTKAIELPHITNLTGQILPIRDIVRLARPRGIPVFVDGAHAFAHFPFTRDELECDYYGTSLHKWLHAPIGAGFLYVRKDRIPGLWPLMAAEEKDTANIRKYEQIGTHPQANFNAVSTALTFHRGIGVERKAARLRYLRDRWATALQQASPRVRVLTELGPDKAGAICMFAVDGLDPSALGNWLMSRYRIVNTPIVHPEFAGIRITPSIYTTVDELDTFVGAVQTAMRNGIA; this is translated from the coding sequence GTGCCCATCACTTCCCGCCGTGACTTCCTCGCTGGCCTGAGCGCCGCGTCCGCTGGCGTCGCCGCACTTCCCGCACTCAACGAGACGGCCTTCCGTCGACTCTTCGACGCCGAGCTGGTCGCCGGCGACCGCAGCGCGCAGTCGCTGTCCAACGACGAGACGTACTGGAGCCACATCCAGCGCGCCTTCGACATGGACCGGACGATGATCAACCTCAATAACGGGGGAATCTCGCCGACGCCGACGCATGTGCTGCAGCAGATGCTGCGCGACCTGCAGTTCGTCAATGAACTGCCGGTGGAGCACAACTGGCGCGTGCTCGAGCCGCGCATAGAGAGCACGCGCCGCGAGCTGGCCCGCGAGTTCGGCTGCGACGGCGAGGAGATGGCCGTCACCCGCAACGCGTCGGAATCGATGGAGACGATGATCCTCGGCCTCGACCTGCGCCGCGGGGACGAAGTGATCATCACGAACCAGAACTACGGGCGGATGATCACCGCGTGGCAGCAGCGCGAGCGCCGCGACGGCATCGTCGTGAAGTCCGTGAGCTTCCCCGTGCCGCTCACCGACCCGCAGTTGCTCGTGCGCCGCATCGCCGAGCAGATGACGCCACGCACGAAGGCCATCGAGCTGCCGCACATCACGAACCTCACGGGGCAGATCCTGCCCATCCGCGACATCGTGCGCCTCGCGCGCCCGCGCGGCATCCCGGTGTTCGTAGACGGCGCGCATGCCTTCGCGCACTTCCCGTTCACGCGCGACGAGCTCGAGTGCGACTACTACGGGACCTCGCTGCACAAGTGGTTGCACGCACCGATCGGCGCCGGCTTCCTGTACGTGCGGAAGGACCGCATCCCCGGCCTGTGGCCGCTCATGGCCGCCGAGGAGAAGGACACGGCGAACATCCGCAAATACGAGCAGATCGGGACGCATCCGCAGGCGAACTTCAACGCCGTGAGCACGGCGCTCACGTTCCACCGCGGCATCGGCGTGGAGCGGAAGGCCGCGCGGCTCCGCTACCTGCGCGACCGGTGGGCGACCGCGCTGCAGCAGGCGAGCCCGCGCGTGCGTGTGCTCACCGAGCTCGGGCCGGACAAGGCCGGCGCGATCTGCATGTTCGCCGTGGACGGTCTCGACCCGTCGGCGCTGGGCAACTGGCTGATGAGCCGCTACCGCATCGTGAACACGCCGATCGTGCACCCCGAGTTCGCGGGCATCCGCATCACGCCGAGCATCTACACGACGGTGGACGAGCTCGACACGTTCGTGGGGGCGGTGCAGACGGCGATGCGGAACGGGATCGCGTGA
- the metF gene encoding methylenetetrahydrofolate reductase: MTASSASAAAPAPAPFQISFEFFPPKTDEMEATLWKSIQRLAPLTPHFVSVTYGAGGSTRERTHHTVHRILQETSLVPAAHLTCVAATREEIDAVADDYWNAGVRHVVALRGDIPGGDAPYFPTPGGYAYAAELVEGLRKRRDFEVSVAAYPEVHPEAKSPQEDLDNLKRKLDAGATRAITQFFFDNWAYLRFVDRARKAGITAPIVPGIMPVTNFTQTAKFAKVAGASVPSAFAKHFEGLEDDPETRKLVAASLVAEQVTQLAQAGVKEFHFYTLNRADLTYAICHLLGLRARTVQADRGTEAAS; this comes from the coding sequence GTGACAGCCAGCTCCGCCAGCGCAGCCGCGCCCGCCCCCGCGCCCTTCCAGATCTCCTTCGAGTTCTTCCCGCCGAAGACCGACGAGATGGAGGCCACGCTCTGGAAGTCCATCCAGCGGCTCGCGCCGCTCACGCCGCACTTCGTGTCGGTGACCTACGGCGCCGGCGGCTCCACGCGCGAGCGCACGCACCACACGGTGCATCGCATCCTGCAGGAGACCTCCCTGGTGCCGGCCGCGCACCTGACCTGCGTGGCCGCGACGCGCGAGGAAATCGACGCCGTCGCCGACGACTACTGGAACGCCGGCGTCCGCCACGTGGTCGCGCTGCGCGGTGACATCCCCGGTGGCGATGCGCCCTACTTCCCCACCCCGGGTGGCTACGCCTACGCCGCGGAGCTCGTGGAAGGCCTGCGCAAGCGCCGCGACTTCGAGGTCTCGGTCGCTGCGTATCCTGAGGTGCATCCCGAGGCGAAGTCGCCGCAGGAAGACCTCGACAACCTCAAGCGCAAGCTCGACGCCGGCGCGACGCGCGCCATCACCCAGTTCTTCTTCGACAACTGGGCCTACCTGCGCTTCGTGGACCGCGCCCGCAAGGCCGGCATCACCGCGCCGATCGTGCCGGGCATCATGCCCGTCACGAACTTCACGCAGACGGCGAAGTTCGCGAAGGTCGCCGGCGCGAGCGTGCCGAGCGCCTTCGCGAAGCATTTCGAAGGGCTCGAGGACGATCCCGAGACCCGCAAGCTGGTCGCCGCGTCGCTGGTCGCCGAACAGGTCACGCAGCTCGCCCAGGCCGGCGTGAAGGAGTTCCACTTCTATACGCTCAACCGCGCCGACCTCACGTACGCCATCTGCCACCTGCTCGGCCTTCGCGCACGCACGGTGCAGGCGGACCGGGGCACGGAGGCGGCATCATGA
- a CDS encoding glycogen-binding domain-containing protein has protein sequence MTPRRLAAWGLVLLALAAPAAGAQRLPELRIEGGIAAITQRGFSLENAALLAVLWRPESEKWGFVTSANLTYAQDSLAAAQGVAAIDVPWGPSDCFRTEAGLAGASFSLRSAGRGGNGNGFVRQHVVASSNYGVWVGIGTGNTDRDGVFSRTLTGDLGLWQRWGPLYVSAVAARMQSADWPLLLASGVTRDPDDDVFDLRDAQLTAQLRLGPHDLALTYTARDGVAGTDAAFQALMWSGTLQIADRVALVGAAGRQLADPLRGLPQANVITGSVRVSLGPKPLPVLERSLIARASIEPMSAGGGELVVRVFASDSLEIIIAGDFSDWRPIRMEREQSTWVARVRLPSGKYRVAVQVNGGEWRAPRNLARVRDDFGGEAGLVVIP, from the coding sequence GTGACGCCCCGCCGCCTCGCGGCGTGGGGGCTCGTCCTCCTCGCGCTCGCCGCTCCCGCGGCGGGCGCGCAGCGTTTGCCCGAACTGCGCATCGAAGGTGGCATCGCGGCGATCACGCAGCGTGGCTTCTCGCTCGAGAATGCGGCCCTGCTGGCCGTGCTCTGGCGGCCGGAATCGGAGAAGTGGGGCTTCGTCACCAGCGCGAACCTCACCTACGCGCAGGACTCACTGGCCGCGGCGCAGGGCGTCGCGGCCATCGACGTGCCCTGGGGTCCGAGTGATTGCTTCCGCACCGAGGCGGGCCTCGCCGGCGCCTCGTTCTCGCTGCGCAGCGCTGGACGTGGCGGCAACGGCAACGGCTTCGTGCGCCAGCATGTGGTCGCCTCGTCGAACTACGGCGTGTGGGTTGGGATCGGCACCGGCAATACGGATCGCGACGGCGTCTTCAGTCGCACCCTGACCGGCGACCTCGGACTCTGGCAGCGCTGGGGTCCGCTCTACGTCTCGGCCGTCGCGGCGCGCATGCAGTCGGCCGACTGGCCGCTGCTGCTCGCCTCCGGTGTCACGCGCGATCCCGACGATGACGTCTTCGATCTGCGCGACGCACAGCTCACGGCGCAGCTGCGGCTCGGGCCGCACGATCTCGCGCTCACCTACACCGCGCGCGATGGCGTCGCCGGCACGGACGCGGCATTCCAGGCGCTGATGTGGAGCGGCACGCTGCAGATTGCCGATCGTGTGGCCTTGGTCGGCGCGGCGGGCCGTCAGCTCGCCGATCCGCTGCGCGGATTGCCGCAGGCGAATGTCATCACGGGCTCGGTGCGCGTCTCGCTGGGCCCCAAGCCGCTGCCCGTGCTCGAACGCTCGTTGATCGCCCGTGCGAGCATCGAACCGATGAGCGCCGGCGGCGGCGAGTTGGTCGTGCGCGTGTTCGCCTCGGACTCGCTTGAGATCATCATCGCCGGGGACTTCAGCGACTGGCGCCCCATCCGCATGGAGCGCGAGCAGAGCACCTGGGTGGCGCGCGTGCGCCTGCCGAGCGGCAAGTATCGCGTCGCGGTGCAGGTGAACGGCGGTGAGTGGCGCGCCCCGCGCAATCTCGCGCGTGTGCGCGACGACTTTGGCGGCGAAGCGGGCTTGGTCGTGATACCTTGA
- a CDS encoding RNA polymerase sigma factor encodes MQQKDEIGHWRGGSLGTKCDSLARYGVWLDVMDNTMDESLVGGTPWRGQQRPGYPPQTSLMPQAHGAPSIDPTLPLRAKAGDRQAFAQLVDATYPRALRFALHMVANREDAEEAVQDTFVRVYHNLRRFRDDARFEPWLFRILANRCRTLLAKRARHATVIQYGELPDRIGATSDVERDWTEEVYKVLDTLPAEQKEAFLLRHVEDMAYEDIAAITGVGMSALRMRVKRACDTLRARLSEMMRDD; translated from the coding sequence GTGCAGCAGAAGGATGAAATCGGCCATTGGCGGGGCGGGAGCCTGGGCACGAAATGTGACAGCCTGGCTCGGTACGGGGTATGGCTGGACGTGATGGACAACACGATGGACGAGTCGCTGGTCGGCGGCACGCCGTGGCGAGGACAGCAACGTCCGGGGTATCCTCCCCAGACCTCGCTCATGCCTCAAGCCCACGGTGCACCCTCGATCGATCCGACCCTTCCGCTGCGGGCCAAGGCGGGGGATCGGCAGGCGTTCGCCCAGCTGGTGGATGCAACCTATCCCCGCGCGTTGCGCTTCGCCCTGCACATGGTGGCGAATCGCGAAGACGCGGAGGAAGCGGTGCAGGACACCTTCGTGCGGGTCTACCACAACCTGCGGCGGTTTCGCGACGATGCGCGCTTTGAGCCTTGGCTCTTTCGCATCCTGGCCAATCGCTGCCGGACGTTGCTCGCCAAGCGTGCACGACACGCGACGGTGATCCAGTACGGCGAACTGCCCGATCGGATCGGTGCCACGTCGGATGTCGAGCGCGATTGGACGGAAGAGGTCTACAAGGTGCTCGACACGCTGCCGGCGGAACAGAAGGAAGCCTTCCTGCTGCGGCACGTCGAGGACATGGCGTACGAGGACATTGCGGCGATCACCGGTGTGGGGATGAGTGCCCTGCGGATGCGCGTCAAGCGCGCCTGCGACACGCTGCGTGCGCGGCTTTCGGAGATGATGCGAGATGACTGA
- a CDS encoding isoamylase early set domain-containing protein produces the protein MTDMERDPEMDPVIARVRGTLRSDARAATDPQAVGRLLQAVWAAPRPSLWRRAVEAFRSPALSGLSASALAAAALVIGFVSRGAVTPRTATEPTPAAGPATGEYPVTLAANEGGEVRVATQFVFESSTARSVAVVGEFNGWDGSALPMTQVTPGVWEATLPLPPGRHVYAYLIDGTLLVADPRAPKSGDEDYGREGSVVMVFAR, from the coding sequence ATGACTGACATGGAACGAGACCCCGAGATGGACCCCGTGATCGCCCGCGTGCGCGGCACGCTGCGGTCTGACGCCCGTGCGGCGACGGATCCGCAGGCAGTTGGCCGTCTGCTGCAGGCGGTGTGGGCGGCCCCGCGGCCCTCGCTGTGGCGACGGGCGGTCGAGGCCTTCCGCTCGCCGGCACTCTCGGGGCTCAGCGCCTCGGCGCTGGCTGCCGCGGCGCTGGTGATCGGCTTCGTGTCGCGTGGGGCGGTGACGCCGCGCACGGCCACTGAGCCCACGCCGGCCGCTGGCCCGGCGACGGGCGAGTACCCGGTCACCTTGGCGGCGAACGAAGGCGGCGAGGTCCGCGTCGCGACGCAGTTCGTGTTTGAGTCGAGCACGGCGCGCAGTGTCGCCGTGGTTGGCGAGTTCAACGGCTGGGACGGCTCGGCCCTGCCCATGACCCAGGTGACACCCGGGGTCTGGGAGGCCACGCTCCCCCTGCCGCCGGGCCGCCATGTGTACGCCTACCTCATTGACGGTACATTGCTCGTGGCCGATCCGCGCGCGCCCAAGTCGGGCGACGAGGATTACGGCCGCGAGGGAAGTGTCGTGATGGTCTTCGCCCGATGA